One segment of Streptomyces sp. YIM 121038 DNA contains the following:
- a CDS encoding N-acetyltransferase encodes MSTRRQWLTRAETNADIPVVRAINLAAFDTPLEADLVDALRTDPSWIEGLSVVTTDDDGQLIGHALLTRCHIGDTPALCLAPVAVRPEYQNTGAGSAGIRAALKAAEDMGEHFVVVLGHPPYYPRFGFTRASTYGIGLSVEVPDEALMALTLDADHPLPSGTVRYAAPFGI; translated from the coding sequence ATGAGCACCCGTCGTCAGTGGCTCACCCGAGCCGAGACCAACGCCGACATCCCCGTCGTCCGGGCCATCAACCTCGCCGCCTTCGACACCCCGTTGGAGGCCGACCTCGTCGACGCCCTGCGCACCGACCCGTCCTGGATCGAGGGCCTGTCCGTCGTCACCACCGACGACGACGGCCAGCTCATCGGGCACGCGCTGCTGACCCGCTGTCACATCGGCGACACCCCGGCCCTGTGCCTGGCTCCCGTCGCCGTGCGGCCCGAGTACCAGAACACCGGCGCCGGCTCGGCCGGTATCCGCGCCGCGCTCAAGGCCGCCGAGGACATGGGCGAGCACTTCGTCGTCGTCCTCGGACACCCGCCGTACTACCCGCGGTTCGGCTTCACCCGCGCGTCCACCTACGGTATCGGGCTGAGCGTCGAGGTACCGGACGAGGCTCTGATGGCGCTCACCCTCGACGCCGACCACCCGCTGCCGAGCGGCACCGTCCGCTACGCCGCGCCCTTCGGTATCTGA
- a CDS encoding helix-turn-helix transcriptional regulator, which produces MAEEELHSIHIHLDRLLAERGMTLTELSARVGITVVNLSILKNGRAKAIRFSTLSKICDVLHCQPGDLITHHPVDRA; this is translated from the coding sequence ATGGCCGAGGAGGAACTCCACTCCATCCACATCCACCTGGACCGCCTGCTGGCCGAGCGCGGGATGACCCTCACGGAACTGTCGGCGCGGGTGGGCATCACCGTGGTGAACCTGTCCATCCTCAAGAACGGCCGCGCCAAAGCGATCCGCTTCTCCACCCTGTCGAAGATCTGCGACGTCCTGCACTGCCAGCCCGGAGACCTGATCACCCATCACCCCGTAGACCGGGCCTGA
- a CDS encoding SAV_915 family protein, whose translation MAELLCGDDPEPSDRFPAGPLYVPVRPGPFGCATRLFRTPLGDRTAVGFTSVRQLTATLGGGQPWIRLDEAALRAVTEPLGAATVTVDPQLTAPAPTREEESAPVRTPRGSGREPQDDEDLRSNGGGHCRASLSYRLG comes from the coding sequence ATGGCAGAACTTCTCTGCGGCGACGACCCCGAACCGTCCGATCGGTTCCCGGCCGGGCCGTTGTACGTCCCCGTCCGGCCGGGGCCCTTCGGGTGCGCGACCCGGCTGTTCCGCACCCCGCTCGGTGACCGCACGGCCGTCGGGTTCACCTCCGTGCGGCAGCTCACCGCCACGCTCGGCGGCGGCCAGCCGTGGATCAGGCTCGACGAGGCCGCCCTGCGTGCCGTGACCGAGCCGCTCGGCGCCGCCACCGTCACGGTGGACCCCCAGCTCACCGCGCCCGCGCCGACCCGCGAGGAGGAGTCGGCGCCCGTCCGCACGCCGCGCGGGAGCGGCAGGGAGCCGCAGGACGACGAGGATCTCCGGTCGAACGGGGGCGGCCACTGCCGCGCGTCGCTGTCGTACCGGCTCGGCTGA
- a CDS encoding YncE family protein encodes MTRRTVIKAAGAGVLASGAATSARGASRAAEGDTLVVVEKSSHAVGFYDVASGRSLGTVQLPDYPHEMVVDSRRRFAYVGHYGVRMASTVGEGGAAVFVIDLVGRALARTIDTRPFRRIHGMGIDRDDRLYALSEERAVLLGFDDPATDGAPSRAVPTHGVKTHLFTLSHDGERAYVTGLLSHTVSLVRPHDAAVPPLLVTPGQLPESSCLSRDEKTLFVGARKSSALVAVDARTMEVRHSRKTGGDPLRVYTLDDERLLATDITAKTLTVWSTDLRPIRSLRLDGTPAAVSLHPSEPLAYVSLLDTDRIAVVDLDRLAVVGGFGTQREPDSSVLLPARP; translated from the coding sequence GTGACGCGTCGTACGGTGATCAAGGCGGCGGGCGCGGGGGTGCTGGCGAGCGGGGCGGCCACGTCGGCCCGGGGTGCTTCCCGGGCGGCGGAGGGTGACACGCTCGTGGTGGTGGAGAAGAGCAGCCACGCGGTCGGCTTCTACGACGTCGCGTCGGGGCGGAGCCTTGGGACGGTCCAACTGCCCGACTACCCGCACGAGATGGTCGTCGACTCGCGCCGACGGTTCGCCTACGTCGGGCACTACGGCGTCCGCATGGCCTCCACGGTGGGCGAGGGCGGCGCCGCGGTCTTCGTCATCGATCTCGTCGGGCGGGCGCTGGCGCGAACCATCGACACCCGACCGTTCCGTCGCATCCACGGCATGGGGATCGACCGTGACGACCGGCTGTACGCCCTGAGCGAGGAGAGGGCGGTCCTGCTGGGCTTCGACGACCCGGCCACCGACGGGGCGCCGTCCAGGGCGGTGCCCACGCACGGGGTGAAGACGCATCTGTTCACGCTCAGCCACGACGGCGAACGGGCCTATGTCACCGGCCTGTTGTCGCACACGGTGAGCCTCGTGCGCCCGCACGACGCCGCCGTGCCGCCGCTCCTGGTGACGCCCGGCCAACTGCCCGAGAGCAGCTGCCTGAGCCGGGACGAGAAGACGCTGTTCGTCGGAGCCCGCAAGAGCTCCGCCCTGGTCGCCGTCGACGCGCGCACCATGGAGGTGCGGCACAGCCGGAAGACGGGCGGGGACCCGCTGCGGGTCTACACCCTCGACGACGAACGGCTGTTGGCGACGGACATCACCGCCAAGACCCTGACCGTCTGGAGCACTGACCTGCGGCCCATCCGCTCGCTCCGGCTCGACGGGACACCGGCGGCCGTGTCGCTGCACCCCAGCGAGCCGCTGGCGTACGTGTCCCTGCTGGACACCGACCGCATCGCGGTCGTCGACCTGGACCGGCTCGCCGTCGTC
- a CDS encoding DUF2975 domain-containing protein, with amino-acid sequence MLLAVVFGLAYAARSTLRLIDDGTVCAKTGFWVNAKLEGGLPVGAGVEASSSQANLCQQDPSFAQRMAGVGDELTWGLFAAVALLMFALLLKAIVENGPFTDAAARHLTRLGWVVTLGAPLASLVTGWSHAWLVDSMAPMVGIDMHTDGPLELVVAGLAALILGKIMRQGVAMREDLEGTV; translated from the coding sequence ATGCTGCTGGCCGTGGTGTTCGGGCTGGCCTACGCCGCCCGGAGCACGTTGCGCCTGATCGACGACGGGACCGTATGCGCGAAGACCGGGTTCTGGGTCAACGCGAAACTGGAGGGCGGCCTGCCGGTCGGGGCGGGCGTGGAGGCGTCCAGCAGCCAGGCGAACCTGTGCCAGCAGGATCCCTCGTTCGCCCAGCGGATGGCCGGTGTGGGGGACGAGCTGACGTGGGGCCTGTTCGCGGCGGTGGCGCTGCTGATGTTCGCCCTGCTGCTGAAGGCGATCGTCGAGAACGGGCCGTTCACCGACGCCGCGGCCCGGCATCTGACACGGTTGGGCTGGGTGGTGACCCTGGGGGCGCCACTGGCCTCGCTGGTCACCGGGTGGTCCCACGCGTGGCTGGTGGACAGCATGGCGCCGATGGTGGGCATCGACATGCACACGGACGGACCGCTGGAGCTCGTCGTGGCGGGTCTGGCCGCCCTGATCCTCGGTAAGATCATGCGTCAGGGCGTGGCCATGCGGGAGGACCTCGAAGGGACGGTGTGA
- a CDS encoding NUDIX domain-containing protein, which produces MSLRLAAYAVCVDGGRVLLARHVSAEGESTWTLPGGRVEHAEDPFDAVVREFAEETGCEAVVERLLGVDSRVIPAAEARAGVEHQNIGVFYRVRITGGRLRPEPQGEIAESVWTPLLDVAGLRRSSLVDVGLDLARTAPATGHVAAVPVGGLIQH; this is translated from the coding sequence TTGAGTCTGCGGTTGGCGGCGTACGCCGTGTGTGTGGACGGCGGACGGGTGCTGCTCGCCCGTCACGTTTCCGCGGAGGGTGAGTCCACCTGGACGCTTCCGGGCGGGAGGGTGGAGCACGCGGAGGACCCGTTCGACGCGGTGGTCCGGGAGTTCGCCGAGGAGACCGGCTGCGAAGCGGTGGTCGAACGGCTGCTGGGCGTGGACTCCAGGGTGATCCCCGCAGCCGAAGCCCGTGCCGGTGTCGAGCACCAGAACATCGGCGTCTTCTACCGGGTCCGTATCACCGGCGGCAGGCTCCGGCCCGAGCCGCAGGGTGAGATCGCCGAGTCGGTCTGGACTCCCCTCCTCGACGTCGCCGGTCTGCGCCGGTCGTCGCTGGTCGACGTCGGGCTGGACCTGGCGCGGACCGCTCCGGCAACCGGCCACGTCGCTGCCGTGCCGGTCGGCGGCCTCATCCAGCACTGA
- the rsgA gene encoding ribosome small subunit-dependent GTPase A: protein MLSALGWDASFDALFTEYAAAGLVPARVVRVDRGRCDVLTAVGPLRAASRGSGRSDPARAVCTGDWAALRPGPEPELVALLPRRGAITRAGADRTSRGQVLAANVDTVVVAVSLADTLRAGRIERLLALARDSGARPVIALTKLDLAEDSAAAHAEVTALAPGVDIVATSSTTGEGLDVLAATVTGTTVLLGPSGAGKSTLANALSGQERMDTGSVRAADGKGRHTTVHRELLVLPGGGVLIDTPGLRVIGLQGAAEGVEQVFTEIHEYARGCAFRDCTHAAEPGCAVQEAIADGQLSERRLAGYRKLQRESAWAAARASARPTGKRSEFHKSITRHQRATRRFFDQQQ from the coding sequence GTGCTGTCCGCGCTGGGCTGGGACGCCTCGTTCGACGCGTTGTTCACCGAGTACGCCGCGGCCGGTCTCGTACCGGCCCGTGTGGTACGTGTGGACCGTGGCCGTTGTGACGTCCTGACCGCTGTCGGCCCCCTACGGGCCGCGAGCCGCGGCTCGGGCCGCAGCGATCCGGCGCGGGCCGTGTGCACCGGCGACTGGGCGGCCCTGCGTCCGGGGCCGGAGCCCGAGCTGGTGGCGCTGTTGCCCCGGCGCGGCGCCATCACCCGGGCGGGCGCCGACCGCACGTCCCGCGGGCAGGTGCTGGCCGCGAACGTCGACACCGTCGTGGTCGCCGTCTCCCTGGCCGACACGCTCAGGGCCGGGCGGATCGAGCGCCTGCTCGCGCTCGCCCGGGACAGCGGCGCGCGCCCCGTCATCGCCCTGACCAAGCTGGACCTGGCCGAGGACAGCGCCGCCGCGCACGCCGAGGTCACCGCCCTGGCGCCGGGCGTCGACATCGTCGCCACCAGCTCCACGACGGGCGAGGGCCTGGACGTCCTGGCCGCCACCGTCACCGGTACGACCGTCCTGCTCGGCCCCTCCGGCGCGGGCAAGTCCACTCTGGCCAATGCCCTGTCGGGCCAGGAGCGCATGGACACCGGGTCGGTGCGGGCGGCGGACGGCAAGGGTCGGCACACCACCGTCCACCGCGAGCTGCTGGTCCTGCCCGGCGGAGGCGTCCTGATCGACACCCCCGGCCTGCGCGTCATCGGCCTCCAGGGCGCAGCCGAGGGCGTGGAGCAGGTGTTCACCGAGATCCACGAGTACGCGCGGGGCTGCGCCTTCCGCGACTGCACCCATGCCGCCGAGCCCGGATGCGCCGTACAGGAAGCCATCGCCGACGGGCAGTTGAGCGAGCGCCGCCTGGCCGGATACCGCAAGTTGCAGCGCGAGAGCGCCTGGGCCGCCGCCCGTGCATCGGCGCGGCCCACCGGCAAGCGATCGGAATTCCACAAGTCGATCACCCGTCATCAGCGGGCCACCCGGCGCTTCTTCGACCAGCAGCAGTAG
- a CDS encoding GNAT family N-acetyltransferase: MDIDVQNFTVINLRRRPQAIEAGGFVVGIDPTTTSAYVNYATPVPGARPAEHDIAALIGVFRERGLKPRLEFAPHAAPEVAPALRRAGFTTEAVHTYLVCTPATRAGTPDGRLVVETPVTDADFTAIDIALSEAYGSEFPPSPQGVARLRRTQEGGGEVRFVRSADRGCAGAASCSAPAVGTAELAGVGTRPAHRGRGVAGAVTASLAEAMFAKGADSVWLEYGGEGSRRVYERVGFRPRGTRLYMALEG, encoded by the coding sequence ATGGACATCGACGTCCAGAATTTCACCGTCATCAATCTCCGCCGCCGACCCCAGGCCATCGAGGCCGGCGGCTTCGTCGTGGGCATCGACCCCACGACCACCAGCGCGTACGTGAACTACGCGACCCCCGTGCCCGGCGCCCGGCCCGCCGAGCACGACATCGCGGCCCTGATCGGGGTGTTCCGCGAGCGCGGTCTCAAGCCGCGCCTGGAATTCGCGCCGCACGCGGCGCCCGAGGTGGCGCCTGCCCTGCGCCGGGCGGGCTTCACCACGGAGGCCGTGCACACGTACCTGGTCTGCACCCCGGCCACCCGCGCGGGCACCCCCGACGGGCGGCTCGTCGTCGAAACCCCCGTCACGGACGCCGACTTCACCGCCATCGACATCGCGCTGTCCGAGGCGTACGGCAGTGAGTTCCCGCCGAGTCCGCAGGGCGTGGCCCGGCTGCGGCGCACGCAGGAGGGCGGCGGCGAGGTCCGCTTCGTACGGTCCGCCGACCGCGGATGCGCGGGGGCCGCCTCCTGCTCGGCGCCCGCGGTGGGCACCGCCGAGCTGGCGGGCGTGGGGACCCGCCCCGCCCATCGGGGCCGGGGTGTCGCCGGGGCCGTCACCGCGTCCCTGGCGGAAGCCATGTTCGCCAAGGGCGCGGACTCGGTGTGGCTCGAGTACGGGGGAGAGGGCTCCCGCAGGGTCTACGAACGCGTGGGCTTCCGCCCGCGTGGTACCCGCCTCTACATGGCGCTGGAGGGCTGA
- a CDS encoding helix-turn-helix transcriptional regulator — translation MSVSPSSSAQAAREAVARQLRTLRKEAGMTLVQLAAACDWHHSKTSRIENALTGPSANDIRRWCAATGRADQAQDLIVQSINAETLYQQWRDQVRSGLRHIQESRVQFFRGTELFRVYSSGLVPGLLQTEGYATAVLRIAADSNDLAEDDSAEAARARIERSRLIHEPGHRFVAVIEETVLHYRIAGAEAMAAQLGYLLTAGALPAVSLGIIPIASERTHWPEETFHIYDDKLVAMELVSAEVRVTQPSEVSQYVKTFERLRSMAVYGAEARGLVLRAIAALH, via the coding sequence ATGTCCGTCTCCCCTTCCTCGTCGGCCCAGGCCGCGCGCGAAGCTGTCGCCCGGCAGCTCCGCACCCTCCGCAAGGAGGCCGGGATGACGCTCGTACAACTGGCTGCCGCGTGCGACTGGCACCACTCCAAGACGTCCCGGATCGAGAACGCGCTCACCGGGCCATCGGCGAACGACATCCGCCGCTGGTGCGCCGCCACCGGCCGTGCAGATCAAGCCCAAGACCTGATCGTCCAGTCCATCAACGCCGAGACGCTGTACCAACAGTGGCGCGACCAGGTGCGCTCCGGGCTCCGACACATCCAGGAGAGCCGGGTCCAGTTCTTCCGCGGCACCGAGCTGTTCCGCGTGTACTCCTCCGGCCTCGTACCCGGCCTGCTCCAGACCGAGGGGTACGCGACTGCCGTACTTCGTATCGCCGCGGACTCCAACGACCTTGCTGAGGACGACAGCGCGGAAGCCGCGCGCGCACGCATCGAGCGCTCCCGCCTCATCCACGAACCGGGACATCGCTTCGTGGCAGTGATCGAAGAGACAGTTCTGCACTACCGGATCGCCGGAGCAGAAGCCATGGCCGCCCAACTCGGCTACCTGCTCACGGCGGGGGCCTTGCCGGCCGTCTCCCTCGGCATCATCCCCATAGCCAGCGAGCGGACGCACTGGCCGGAGGAGACGTTCCACATCTACGACGACAAGCTGGTGGCCATGGAACTCGTGTCGGCCGAGGTACGTGTCACCCAGCCCTCCGAGGTCAGCCAGTACGTGAAGACTTTCGAACGCCTGCGGAGCATGGCCGTCTACGGTGCTGAGGCCCGCGGCCTCGTCCTCCGCGCGATCGCAGCGCTGCACTGA
- a CDS encoding universal stress protein yields the protein MPGPEAAPTAARVVVGVSGTPGSLTALCRAAAEARQRGTELWPVLAWQQPGGDLGARRATDAPLTADSWERLARRTLVATLREVFPEGPGVPMRALLARGTAGRALVETADREDDLLVIGAGHRGQLHRALHPSVSRYCLAHATCLVLAVPPSPLEAELAAVHRRNLWRLRLDARHFSREMTPTPPAA from the coding sequence ATGCCCGGACCCGAAGCGGCCCCGACGGCCGCCCGTGTGGTCGTCGGGGTGAGCGGCACCCCCGGCAGCCTCACCGCCCTGTGCCGGGCCGCCGCCGAGGCCCGGCAGCGGGGGACCGAACTCTGGCCCGTCCTGGCCTGGCAGCAGCCCGGCGGAGACCTGGGCGCCCGCCGGGCCACGGACGCGCCCCTCACGGCCGACTCCTGGGAACGTCTCGCCCGGCGTACGCTCGTCGCCACGCTCCGCGAGGTGTTCCCCGAAGGCCCCGGCGTCCCGATGCGCGCCCTGCTGGCCCGGGGCACTGCGGGCCGGGCGCTGGTGGAGACCGCGGACCGGGAGGACGACCTCCTCGTCATCGGCGCCGGGCACCGCGGCCAGCTCCACCGGGCGCTGCACCCCTCCGTCAGCCGCTACTGCCTGGCGCACGCCACCTGCCTCGTCCTCGCGGTGCCACCGTCCCCGCTGGAGGCCGAGCTCGCCGCGGTCCACCGCCGCAATCTGTGGCGACTGCGCCTGGACGCACGGCACTTCAGCAGGGAAATGACACCGACGCCGCCCGCCGCCTAG
- the lysA gene encoding diaminopimelate decarboxylase, translated as MTIVHEPAVTTPADELSVWPVSTAEPRPGDLSVGGVPLAEVADRFGTPVYVLDEDEVRRRCRTYRDAFPEAEVHYAAKAFLCRAMANWVEEEGLGLDVCSAGELELAVAAGFPPERILLHGNAKTPHDLKKALRFGVGRIVIDSPSEIARLAAAVGTGGHQKVMVRVVPGVSAGAHEKIRTGTDDQKFGLSISDGYAQHAIARILDQPQLELTGLHCHLGSQITDVEPYLSAVRRMVGLLARLYEQYGVVLPELDLGGGHGIAYRPGEEALDVAVLAREVRAELADSCARAGLAVPRLLIEPGRAVAGPAGIALYRVVTVKHTGGRTFVAVDGGMSDNPRPALYGVRYAPRLVGRRGSATRARVTVVGRHCEAGDVVADDVELPDDVGAGDLLAVPVAGAYHLSMASGYNLVGRPPLIAVRDDRARVLIRRESLEDIRSRDVGL; from the coding sequence ATGACCATCGTTCACGAACCAGCCGTCACCACCCCGGCCGATGAGCTGTCGGTGTGGCCCGTCTCCACCGCCGAGCCCCGCCCGGGGGACCTGAGCGTCGGCGGCGTACCGCTCGCGGAGGTCGCCGACCGCTTCGGGACACCGGTGTACGTCCTCGACGAGGACGAGGTCCGCCGACGCTGCCGCACCTACCGTGACGCCTTCCCCGAGGCCGAGGTCCACTACGCCGCCAAGGCCTTCCTGTGCCGGGCCATGGCCAACTGGGTGGAGGAGGAGGGGCTCGGGCTCGACGTCTGCTCCGCGGGCGAGCTGGAACTCGCGGTCGCCGCCGGGTTCCCGCCGGAGCGGATCCTCCTGCACGGCAACGCCAAGACACCGCACGACCTGAAGAAGGCCCTGCGGTTCGGCGTCGGCCGGATCGTCATCGACAGCCCGTCGGAGATCGCCCGGCTCGCCGCGGCGGTCGGCACCGGCGGACACCAGAAGGTGATGGTCCGCGTGGTGCCCGGCGTCAGCGCCGGAGCCCACGAGAAGATCCGCACCGGCACGGACGACCAGAAGTTCGGCCTGTCCATCTCCGACGGCTACGCCCAGCACGCCATCGCCCGCATCCTCGACCAGCCGCAGCTGGAACTCACCGGCCTGCACTGCCACTTGGGCTCGCAGATCACCGACGTGGAGCCGTACCTGTCGGCGGTGCGGCGCATGGTGGGCCTGCTGGCCCGTCTGTACGAGCAGTACGGGGTGGTCCTGCCGGAGCTCGACCTCGGCGGCGGCCACGGCATCGCCTACCGCCCCGGCGAAGAGGCCCTGGACGTCGCCGTACTGGCCCGCGAGGTCCGCGCCGAACTGGCCGATTCGTGCGCGCGGGCCGGACTCGCCGTGCCCCGTCTGCTCATCGAACCGGGCAGGGCCGTCGCGGGACCGGCGGGCATCGCCCTCTACCGCGTCGTGACGGTCAAGCACACCGGCGGCCGCACGTTCGTCGCCGTCGACGGCGGCATGAGCGACAACCCCAGGCCCGCGCTGTACGGAGTGCGGTACGCGCCCCGCCTGGTGGGCCGTCGCGGCAGCGCGACCCGGGCCCGGGTCACCGTCGTGGGCCGGCACTGCGAAGCCGGTGACGTGGTGGCCGACGACGTCGAGCTCCCCGACGACGTGGGCGCGGGCGACCTGCTCGCCGTGCCCGTCGCCGGGGCGTACCACCTGTCGATGGCCTCCGGCTACAACCTGGTGGGAAGGCCGCCGCTGATCGCCGTACGCGACGACCGCGCCCGCGTCCTCATCCGCCGCGAGTCCCTGGAGGACATCCGCAGCCGCGACGTGGGCCTGTAG
- a CDS encoding DUF6879 family protein encodes MSLSEPTIAELMDRCTRTAVHLEMRDQYGVAAEVDDFRTWLETGKLDTDPSSEDWAPWVNLVSRAVARGVAVRRARIVSEPVSDYIRYEHASTMVNTHAGEEVRWLPRRQASALCLPGNDFWLFDDRIVRWGYFSGDGALVGHEISQDPAAAKLCGDAFAAVWECAIPHDTYRID; translated from the coding sequence ATGTCCTTGAGCGAACCGACGATCGCTGAGCTGATGGACCGCTGCACACGGACTGCGGTGCACCTGGAGATGCGGGACCAGTACGGTGTCGCTGCCGAAGTCGACGACTTCCGTACCTGGCTGGAGACCGGCAAGCTCGATACCGATCCTTCCTCGGAGGACTGGGCCCCCTGGGTCAACCTCGTCAGTCGGGCCGTCGCCCGAGGAGTCGCCGTGCGACGCGCCCGCATCGTGTCCGAACCCGTATCCGATTACATCCGGTACGAGCACGCTTCCACCATGGTCAACACGCACGCAGGTGAGGAAGTGCGCTGGCTGCCCCGCCGCCAGGCCTCGGCCCTCTGTCTGCCCGGTAACGACTTCTGGCTGTTCGACGACCGTATCGTCCGCTGGGGTTACTTCTCGGGCGACGGTGCGCTGGTCGGACACGAGATCTCCCAGGACCCCGCTGCCGCCAAGCTGTGCGGGGACGCCTTCGCGGCGGTGTGGGAGTGCGCCATACCGCACGACACGTACCGGATCGACTGA
- a CDS encoding holin — translation MTTTAFWKATADRVVRTFTQSLLAVLGAGTFGILDAPWTAALSTAGLASVLALLTAVATSGRGEGPGLTESVRRRL, via the coding sequence ATGACCACCACCGCCTTCTGGAAGGCCACCGCCGATCGTGTCGTCCGCACCTTCACCCAGTCCCTCCTCGCCGTCCTCGGCGCCGGGACCTTCGGCATCCTCGACGCCCCGTGGACGGCCGCCCTGAGCACTGCCGGCCTCGCCTCGGTGCTCGCGCTGCTGACCGCTGTCGCGACGAGCGGCCGCGGTGAGGGGCCGGGGCTCACTGAGTCGGTGCGGAGACGACTGTGA
- a CDS encoding HD domain-containing protein, which yields MTSASEVDRLAARTHAGQVDKIGVPYVEHVRAVAAGLAPWGERLVMAGLLHDVLEDTDWTAQGLREARVPARVVEIVEAVTNVPGMAYEEKIARIAADPQAALVKIADNAHNSRPDRAARLPPDKRERLAAKYRSARAQLWRAARQEDIETIVRIVNPSLLVELSEHAAPPNRRPSAGSDLT from the coding sequence ATGACATCAGCAAGCGAGGTCGATCGCCTGGCCGCCCGCACCCATGCCGGGCAGGTCGACAAGATCGGCGTACCGTACGTCGAACACGTCCGCGCCGTGGCCGCGGGGCTCGCCCCGTGGGGGGAGCGGCTGGTCATGGCGGGCCTGCTCCATGACGTCCTGGAAGACACCGACTGGACCGCTCAGGGGCTGCGCGAGGCCAGGGTTCCGGCCCGGGTGGTCGAGATCGTCGAGGCGGTGACGAACGTGCCCGGCATGGCGTACGAGGAGAAGATCGCACGCATCGCCGCCGACCCGCAGGCGGCCCTGGTGAAGATCGCCGACAACGCGCACAACTCCCGCCCGGACCGCGCCGCCCGGCTGCCCCCGGACAAGCGGGAGCGCCTCGCCGCGAAGTACCGCTCCGCCCGAGCACAGCTGTGGCGGGCCGCGCGCCAGGAGGACATCGAGACGATCGTCCGCATCGTCAATCCATCGCTGCTCGTGGAGCTGAGCGAACACGCCGCGCCGCCGAACCGCCGCCCTTCGGCGGGAAGCGATCTCACATAG